A genomic segment from Rickettsiella endosymbiont of Miltochrista miniata encodes:
- a CDS encoding Kdo hydroxylase family protein, whose protein sequence is MNIFSICTAAAWDTEFKKHQQDTALSDLESGKIIFCPQLSFNIDPSERMLFIPYLIDKKTKNISFNLKNNLLKGIKTDPKHQLCLKSMLARFSKQANYFMSSLFSQYTNFISMGRTSYRPVQIKNRKTSPRKDDRRLHIDAFAANPNQGHRIVRLFCNINPYGEHRVWRIGENFEEVAQRFLPKINQPIPGSARFLHWLGITKSIRTHYDHIMLKIHDGMKLDMDYQKQVKYKEVSFPPGTSWIVSTDQVSHAAISGQYLLEQTFYLPTSAMANPKTAPLHILEKLAGHCLI, encoded by the coding sequence ATGAATATTTTCTCTATCTGTACAGCCGCTGCTTGGGATACGGAATTTAAAAAACACCAACAAGATACTGCGCTTTCTGATCTTGAGTCTGGAAAAATTATTTTTTGTCCGCAACTTTCATTTAATATTGATCCATCCGAACGAATGCTATTTATTCCTTATTTGATAGACAAAAAAACAAAAAATATTAGCTTTAACTTAAAAAATAATCTTTTAAAAGGGATTAAAACTGATCCGAAACACCAATTGTGCTTAAAATCCATGTTGGCTCGTTTTTCTAAACAAGCTAACTATTTCATGAGTTCTTTATTTTCACAATATACGAATTTTATTTCCATGGGACGAACTAGTTACCGTCCAGTACAAATAAAAAATCGTAAAACTTCTCCACGCAAAGACGACCGTCGATTACATATAGATGCTTTTGCCGCAAACCCTAATCAAGGGCATCGGATTGTTCGTTTATTTTGTAATATCAATCCTTATGGTGAACATCGGGTTTGGCGTATAGGTGAAAACTTTGAAGAAGTAGCCCAGCGATTTTTGCCAAAAATTAATCAACCTATCCCTGGCAGCGCTAGATTTCTACATTGGTTAGGCATTACAAAAAGTATTCGTACCCATTATGATCATATTATGCTAAAAATTCATGACGGTATGAAACTCGACATGGATTATCAAAAGCAAGTAAAATATAAAGAGGTCAGTTTTCCTCCTGGTACTAGTTGGATAGTTTCTACTGATCAAGTATCACATGCTGCTATTTCAGGACAATATCTACTAGAACAAACCTTTTATTTGCCAACATCAGCTATGGCAAACCCCAAAACGGCCCCACTTCATATTTTGGAAAAATTAGCTGGTCATTGTTTAATTTAA
- a CDS encoding YifB family Mg chelatase-like AAA ATPase: MSLAIVQTRANAGIQALPVTVETHISNGLPSLSIVGLPEATVKGSRDRVRSAIINAQFEFPARRITINLAPADLPKQGGRFDLPIALSILAASNQIPSNSLAQYEFIGELGLSGELRCVSGIIPFALAAQKANHTIIVPLENAQEANFIKKMSILPAKNILQICSHFHGRELLSPYNAEYPKLKDRELPDLSDVYGQAHAKRALEICAAGRHSLLMIGPPGTGKTMLASRLISLLPLLSDEEALELAAIHSINGQALELNTWKFPPFRRPHHTASNIALVGGGSPPRPGEISLAHHGVLFLDELPEFNRQALEALREPLESGNITISRAARQAEFPANFQLVAAMNPCPCGHLGNQLNQCVCTSQQIQRYRKKLSAPFLDRIDMCIEVNPLPKTYFLQPCKEENSAIVRIRVKKAQIRQLEKLGKLNHNLTGKLLESACKLSNKDHKILENALEKFQLSTRAYHRILRIARTIADLTECEKIKISHLMEALSYRIIKK; encoded by the coding sequence ATGTCATTAGCTATTGTGCAAACGCGTGCAAATGCGGGTATTCAGGCGCTTCCTGTTACTGTTGAAACTCACATATCAAATGGTTTACCTAGCTTATCTATTGTTGGACTCCCTGAAGCAACCGTCAAGGGAAGTCGAGATCGTGTGCGTAGCGCTATAATTAATGCGCAATTTGAATTTCCTGCTCGACGAATCACTATCAATCTCGCTCCTGCTGATCTTCCTAAACAAGGAGGGCGATTTGATTTGCCAATTGCATTAAGCATTCTGGCCGCATCTAATCAGATACCAAGTAATTCGTTAGCGCAATATGAATTTATCGGTGAGCTCGGATTATCGGGAGAACTTCGATGCGTTTCCGGTATCATACCTTTTGCTTTAGCAGCACAAAAAGCCAACCACACTATTATAGTGCCCTTAGAAAATGCTCAAGAAGCTAATTTCATTAAAAAAATGAGCATTTTACCTGCTAAAAATATTTTACAAATTTGCTCACATTTCCACGGAAGAGAACTTTTATCCCCTTATAATGCAGAATACCCTAAACTTAAGGACCGTGAATTACCTGATCTATCTGATGTATACGGTCAGGCTCATGCTAAGCGAGCTTTAGAAATTTGCGCTGCGGGAAGGCACAGTTTATTAATGATAGGCCCTCCGGGCACTGGAAAAACGATGCTTGCCTCTCGCTTGATTAGTTTATTACCGTTACTTAGTGATGAAGAAGCTCTAGAGCTTGCTGCGATACATTCAATCAATGGACAAGCCCTGGAATTAAATACTTGGAAATTTCCTCCTTTTCGTAGGCCGCATCACACCGCTTCAAACATAGCATTAGTAGGAGGAGGGAGTCCTCCACGACCAGGAGAAATATCATTAGCACATCATGGTGTTTTATTTCTGGATGAATTACCCGAGTTTAATCGCCAAGCACTAGAAGCTTTGCGAGAACCTTTAGAATCAGGAAATATAACTATCTCACGTGCAGCTAGACAAGCTGAATTTCCAGCTAATTTTCAATTAGTTGCTGCCATGAATCCATGCCCGTGCGGACACTTAGGTAACCAATTGAATCAATGTGTGTGCACGTCCCAACAAATTCAACGTTACCGTAAAAAGTTATCTGCACCTTTTTTAGATCGTATTGATATGTGTATTGAAGTAAACCCATTACCAAAGACTTATTTTCTACAACCATGCAAAGAGGAAAATAGCGCAATCGTTCGAATACGGGTAAAAAAAGCGCAGATCAGACAACTGGAAAAATTGGGAAAACTTAATCATAATTTAACCGGTAAACTATTAGAAAGCGCTTGTAAACTATCAAATAAAGATCATAAAATTTTAGAAAATGCCTTAGAAAAATTTCAACTTTCAACACGTGCATACCATCGAATTTTACGTATAGCGCGCACCATTGCGGATTTAACAGAATGTGAAAAAATTAAAATCTCGCATTTAATGGAAGCCTTAAGTTACAGGATTATTAAAAAATAA
- the ubiK gene encoding ubiquinone biosynthesis accessory factor UbiK codes for MFDTKFIDDTVKRLGESLPPGLNKFKKDLEKNFRAILQSMFAKFDLVTREEFDVQKKVLAKTRIKITALEKQIASLENHLTKTKHKRIVK; via the coding sequence ATGTTTGATACGAAATTTATTGATGATACCGTAAAACGACTGGGCGAAAGTCTCCCGCCAGGATTAAATAAATTTAAGAAAGATCTAGAAAAAAATTTTAGAGCTATTTTGCAAAGCATGTTTGCAAAATTTGATTTAGTAACGCGTGAAGAGTTTGATGTACAAAAAAAAGTTTTAGCAAAAACTCGTATTAAAATAACTGCCTTGGAAAAACAGATAGCTTCCTTAGAAAACCATTTAACTAAAACAAAACACAAAAGAATTGTAAAATAA
- a CDS encoding AAA family ATPase, giving the protein MPNSSLIKNLLSNRAFNHPALQLGLIETHVSWVVLTGKYAYKIKKPVDFGFLDFSTLKKRKHFCEEELRLGQLFAPEIYLAVVPITGTIEHPQINGDAGPILEYAVKMCEFSQDNLLSGLLKKGKLNAGLIDQLGQLIAEFHKKTPIAPENSRFGLPHEVHTPTQQNFEQIIPLLSDPTDIAQVKRLEVWANEQFIKHQTLFEKRKEQGFIRDCHGDLHLANIILYHDKLVLFDRLEFNEDLRWTDVIADLAFLAMDLAGKKQPKLANQLINTYLQLTGDYEGLNLLAYYLSYRAVVRAKIALFRLNQKDLNDKEKLDIRNDYYNFINLAEFYTHPKKPCLIIMHGLAGSGKSTIAKKIVIECGAIQISSDIIRKQLFDIPLYEDSNSNAYGGIYTPQSTEKTYNKLLELAKIVITAEFTALIDATFLFHDQRLMFYNLANLLKVPFYILHCQTSDLKIIQRIKKRHARNNRISEANSTILKHQKKLIEPLLKSEQHHTLVIDDKLSTFKIALDTICARKN; this is encoded by the coding sequence ATGCCTAATTCTTCTTTAATTAAAAACCTTCTATCTAACCGCGCTTTTAATCATCCAGCTCTGCAACTTGGGCTTATTGAAACACATGTTTCCTGGGTCGTATTAACTGGGAAATATGCTTATAAAATAAAAAAACCTGTTGATTTTGGTTTTTTAGATTTTTCAACTTTGAAAAAACGCAAACATTTCTGCGAAGAGGAATTACGATTAGGTCAATTATTTGCACCTGAAATTTATCTTGCTGTAGTACCCATTACCGGAACCATCGAACATCCTCAGATTAATGGCGACGCAGGACCTATTTTAGAGTACGCCGTCAAGATGTGCGAATTTTCCCAAGACAATTTACTAAGCGGACTCCTCAAAAAAGGAAAGTTAAATGCGGGGCTTATCGACCAATTAGGTCAATTAATTGCAGAATTTCACAAAAAAACACCTATCGCACCTGAAAATTCGCGATTCGGCCTTCCTCATGAGGTACATACCCCTACACAGCAGAATTTTGAACAAATTATTCCTTTGCTTAGTGATCCTACCGATATAGCCCAAGTAAAAAGATTAGAAGTATGGGCAAATGAACAATTTATTAAACATCAAACACTATTCGAAAAGCGCAAAGAGCAAGGTTTTATTCGTGATTGCCATGGAGATTTACATCTAGCGAATATTATTCTCTATCATGATAAACTCGTTCTTTTTGATCGTTTAGAATTCAATGAAGATTTGCGATGGACCGATGTCATTGCTGATCTGGCCTTTTTAGCGATGGATTTGGCTGGGAAAAAACAGCCCAAATTAGCTAATCAATTAATCAATACCTACCTACAACTTACTGGGGATTATGAAGGACTTAATTTGTTAGCTTACTATCTTTCTTATCGAGCAGTTGTTCGTGCCAAAATAGCTTTATTCCGCTTAAATCAGAAAGATTTAAATGATAAAGAAAAATTAGATATTCGTAATGATTATTATAACTTCATAAATTTAGCAGAATTCTATACTCACCCTAAAAAACCATGTTTAATCATTATGCATGGGCTCGCTGGGTCAGGAAAATCAACTATAGCAAAAAAAATTGTCATTGAATGTGGTGCCATCCAAATAAGCTCTGATATTATACGCAAGCAGTTATTTGACATACCTTTGTATGAAGATTCTAACTCAAATGCCTATGGGGGGATTTATACCCCTCAATCGACCGAGAAAACCTATAATAAACTTCTGGAACTAGCAAAAATTGTCATTACAGCAGAATTTACTGCGTTAATTGATGCCACATTTCTTTTTCATGATCAACGATTAATGTTCTATAACTTAGCTAATCTTTTAAAAGTACCTTTCTACATACTTCATTGCCAAACAAGTGATCTTAAAATAATCCAACGAATTAAAAAGCGTCATGCTCGAAATAACCGTATTTCCGAAGCGAACTCAACCATTTTAAAACATCAAAAGAAATTAATAGAGCCTTTATTAAAATCAGAACAACACCATACATTGGTTATCGATGATAAACTAAGTACTTTTAAAATCGCTTTAGATACTATTTGCGCTCGTAAAAATTAA
- the cfa gene encoding cyclopropane fatty acyl phospholipid synthase, which translates to MKLSYAKKLIQQLLMEAQIEINGKNPRDIQVHNEKFYQRMLKNPILALGESYVEGWWDCESLDEFFFYLLHTEVPENIKKNKYFLYYFIKEKLRGFVMRCFNLQAKSRAFEVGKHHYDKGNSLYQAMLDKNLTYSCAYWKKSKNLDEAQQAKLALVCEKLKLKPGMKVLDIGCGWGSFARYAAENYGVSVLGLTVSKEQYHYAKKLSQGWPIEILFKDYRDITGVFDRICSIGMFEHVGPKNHKAYMKIAHRCLKNSGLFLLHTIGSNTSKYYPNPWIHKYIFPNGILPSIRQIGKASEGLFIMEDWHNFGAYYDRTLMAWFENFNKSWIFLKKDYDYASFYRLWKYYLLACAGAFRARDLQLWQIVFSKGGVVSGYESIR; encoded by the coding sequence ATGAAATTGTCGTATGCTAAAAAATTAATCCAGCAGTTATTAATGGAAGCACAAATTGAGATAAATGGAAAAAATCCTAGGGACATTCAGGTCCATAATGAAAAATTTTATCAACGAATGTTAAAAAATCCTATTTTAGCTTTAGGCGAATCCTATGTGGAAGGATGGTGGGATTGTGAAAGTCTCGATGAATTCTTTTTTTATTTACTCCATACAGAAGTACCTGAAAATATAAAAAAAAATAAATATTTTTTGTATTATTTTATTAAAGAAAAGCTTCGTGGATTTGTTATGCGTTGCTTTAATTTACAAGCAAAATCTCGAGCATTTGAAGTGGGGAAGCATCATTACGATAAAGGAAATTCTTTATATCAAGCAATGTTGGATAAGAATTTGACCTATAGCTGTGCCTATTGGAAAAAAAGTAAAAATTTAGATGAAGCACAGCAAGCCAAATTAGCTTTAGTATGTGAAAAGCTGAAACTAAAGCCTGGTATGAAGGTGCTAGATATTGGGTGTGGGTGGGGAAGTTTTGCTCGCTATGCAGCTGAAAATTATGGAGTTTCAGTACTTGGACTGACAGTATCAAAGGAACAATATCATTATGCTAAAAAGCTTAGTCAAGGCTGGCCTATCGAAATTCTCTTTAAAGATTATCGAGATATTACAGGAGTATTTGACCGTATTTGTTCGATTGGTATGTTTGAACATGTTGGACCAAAAAATCATAAGGCCTATATGAAAATTGCTCATCGTTGTCTAAAAAATTCCGGATTATTTTTGTTACATACGATAGGCAGTAATACATCAAAATACTATCCTAATCCATGGATACATAAATATATATTTCCTAATGGAATTTTACCTTCAATTCGTCAAATTGGAAAAGCCAGTGAAGGTCTTTTCATTATGGAAGATTGGCATAATTTTGGGGCTTATTATGATAGAACATTAATGGCTTGGTTCGAAAATTTTAACAAATCTTGGATTTTTTTAAAAAAAGATTATGATTATGCTTCTTTTTATCGGTTGTGGAAATATTATTTATTGGCATGTGCTGGGGCGTTTAGAGCTCGCGATCTTCAGTTATGGCAAATTGTTTTTTCTAAAGGTGGGGTGGTGAGTGGATATGAGTCTATCCGTTAA
- a CDS encoding RNA pyrophosphohydrolase, with product MKQCKPNLCGEYRVIDEEGFRIGVGIIVANSVGQVLWARRIGQHAWQFPQGGLQVDETPEQALFRELYEELGLEDSDVELLGETKNWLYYWLPPHLRRSHMQPLCIGQKQKWFLLCLRGDPEKIRFDVTRSPEFDRWRWAPYWYPIRQVITFKRHVYRRALEELATLLPYEVVQPRRVSKLCSNLTLVEKVE from the coding sequence ATGAAACAATGTAAGCCTAATTTATGTGGAGAGTATCGTGTGATTGACGAGGAAGGTTTTCGTATAGGAGTTGGTATTATTGTTGCTAATTCTGTTGGACAAGTCCTCTGGGCTAGGCGCATTGGTCAGCATGCTTGGCAATTCCCTCAGGGTGGTCTTCAAGTTGATGAAACACCTGAGCAGGCTCTATTTAGAGAGCTTTATGAAGAATTAGGATTAGAAGATTCGGATGTTGAGTTGCTGGGAGAGACAAAAAATTGGTTATATTATTGGCTACCTCCTCATTTACGACGCTCACATATGCAACCATTATGCATAGGACAAAAACAAAAATGGTTTTTGCTCTGCCTAAGGGGGGATCCGGAAAAAATTCGTTTTGATGTTACTCGCTCGCCTGAGTTCGATCGTTGGCGCTGGGCTCCTTATTGGTACCCTATCAGGCAAGTTATTACGTTTAAGAGACATGTTTATCGGCGTGCGTTAGAAGAATTAGCGACATTACTTCCCTACGAAGTTGTACAACCAAGACGGGTTAGTAAACTATGTAGCAACTTAACGTTGGTAGAAAAAGTCGAATAA
- the ptsP gene encoding phosphoenolpyruvate--protein phosphotransferase, producing the protein MLKILRRIVQEISAAQSFKEALRTLVRRIREALNTQSCTVFLLDSEKNYVLLATDGLNPRCVGKVRFGFDQGLVGLVGRNGELINIENAPEHPDFLFIADIGEERYKAFLGVPIIHNRALLGVLVVQQEEQRCFDEAEEAFLVTMAAQLGGVLAHAEATGEIFSLFKENKKQLQQDISFQGIASAPGIAIGQVVVAYPFADLEAVPYKRADDLLAEIAQLKKAFKAARDDIHRLKKHMMSVLPEEEQALFDVYLAILNKASLEKEVITAIKTSHQWAQAALQSVISVHVQQFEKVDDDYLRERAADLRDLGRRILMHLQNNQFTPPIYPENTILIGEEVSPSALAEVPEGRLSGIVSVKGSSHSHLSILARSLGIPAVTGVENLPVNQLEAQTLIVDGSQGRIIVAPSGRVKQSFTTLIKQQSEFTNSLEALRELPAQTLDGYSIALWVNTGLMADASLSLTAGAEGIGLYRTEVPFLIRDCFPAEDEQYGLYRQLLAAFSPRPVVMRTLDIGGDKALPYFPIKEDNPFLGWRGIRVTLDHPEIFLIQIRAMLRANLEFNNLRIMLPMVSCVAEADHALRLIDQAYEKVVSEDPHACKPPIGIMIEVPSAIYQARSLAERVEFLSVGSNDLTQYMLAVDRNNPRVANLYDPFQPAVLKALVQIVEAAHQAKKPISICGEMASDPLAIPLLLAMGFDALSMNSFSIPRIKSVIRQISFHQARKTLIKILAMDNATDIRKYLNEELSRFNLDHLIPVTG; encoded by the coding sequence ATGTTGAAAATACTTCGTCGTATTGTTCAAGAAATTAGCGCAGCGCAAAGTTTTAAAGAAGCTTTACGAACATTAGTAAGACGAATTCGTGAAGCTTTGAATACTCAATCCTGCACAGTTTTTCTTCTTGATAGTGAAAAAAATTATGTTTTACTCGCAACTGATGGCTTAAATCCTAGATGCGTTGGAAAAGTACGTTTTGGCTTTGACCAAGGTTTAGTTGGATTGGTTGGACGGAATGGCGAATTAATAAATATTGAAAATGCACCAGAGCATCCTGATTTTTTATTTATTGCAGACATAGGCGAAGAACGTTATAAAGCTTTTCTGGGCGTGCCTATTATTCATAATCGTGCCTTATTGGGTGTATTGGTAGTTCAACAAGAAGAGCAGCGTTGTTTTGATGAAGCAGAAGAGGCTTTTTTGGTTACTATGGCTGCTCAATTGGGTGGCGTATTAGCGCATGCGGAAGCCACAGGAGAAATATTTTCTTTATTTAAGGAAAATAAAAAACAGTTACAGCAAGATATCAGTTTTCAAGGAATTGCTAGTGCGCCAGGAATTGCCATAGGCCAGGTTGTTGTCGCTTATCCATTTGCCGATTTAGAAGCAGTTCCGTATAAAAGGGCAGATGATTTATTAGCAGAAATAGCTCAGTTAAAGAAAGCTTTTAAAGCAGCACGAGATGATATCCATCGTTTAAAAAAACATATGATGTCTGTGTTGCCAGAAGAAGAACAGGCATTATTCGATGTGTACTTAGCGATTTTAAATAAAGCAAGTTTGGAAAAAGAGGTGATAACCGCCATTAAAACCTCTCATCAATGGGCACAGGCAGCTTTGCAGTCGGTTATTAGTGTGCACGTGCAACAATTTGAGAAAGTTGATGACGATTATTTGCGTGAAAGAGCGGCGGATTTGAGAGATTTAGGACGCCGGATTTTAATGCATTTACAAAATAACCAATTTACGCCACCCATATATCCTGAAAATACTATTCTGATTGGTGAGGAAGTCAGTCCTTCTGCTTTGGCCGAAGTGCCTGAGGGGCGATTATCAGGCATAGTTTCTGTAAAAGGTTCTAGTCATTCTCACTTATCTATTTTGGCGCGCTCTTTAGGGATTCCTGCTGTCACCGGAGTAGAAAATTTACCGGTAAACCAGCTTGAAGCGCAGACCTTAATCGTGGATGGGTCACAAGGTCGCATTATAGTAGCCCCTTCGGGAAGGGTTAAACAAAGTTTTACTACACTGATAAAACAACAAAGTGAATTTACGAATAGCCTTGAGGCATTGCGAGAATTACCAGCACAAACATTAGATGGTTATAGCATCGCCCTTTGGGTAAATACCGGATTGATGGCGGATGCGAGTCTTTCTTTAACAGCCGGCGCAGAAGGTATAGGACTATATCGTACCGAAGTACCTTTTCTAATTCGAGATTGTTTTCCTGCCGAAGATGAACAATATGGTTTATATCGTCAATTATTGGCGGCTTTTTCACCACGACCTGTGGTAATGCGCACATTAGATATTGGAGGAGATAAGGCATTACCTTATTTCCCAATTAAAGAAGATAATCCATTTTTAGGTTGGCGTGGAATTCGTGTGACGTTGGATCATCCAGAAATATTTTTAATACAAATTCGCGCAATGCTACGAGCTAATTTGGAATTTAATAATTTGCGCATAATGTTACCAATGGTTAGTTGCGTTGCTGAGGCTGATCATGCTTTACGTTTGATTGATCAAGCTTATGAAAAAGTGGTAAGCGAAGATCCCCATGCATGTAAGCCTCCAATTGGGATAATGATTGAGGTGCCCTCTGCAATTTATCAAGCTCGCTCGTTAGCTGAACGCGTTGAGTTTTTATCGGTAGGGAGCAATGATCTTACTCAATATATGTTGGCCGTAGATCGTAACAATCCGCGTGTAGCCAATTTGTATGATCCTTTTCAGCCCGCGGTTCTGAAAGCATTAGTTCAAATTGTTGAAGCTGCTCATCAAGCAAAAAAACCGATTAGCATTTGTGGAGAAATGGCCAGTGATCCTTTAGCTATACCTTTACTTTTAGCGATGGGATTTGATGCATTGAGCATGAACTCTTTTTCTATTCCTCGAATAAAATCAGTTATTCGACAGATTAGTTTTCATCAAGCCAGAAAAACATTAATAAAAATTTTAGCAATGGATAATGCAACCGACATAAGAAAATATTTAAATGAAGAGCTGTCGAGATTTAATTTGGATCACTTAATACCTGTAACTGGATAG
- a CDS encoding FAD-binding oxidoreductase, translating into MSWCKKCQSSFNGYPIEQPECVSRPESYAELKSSQLISIARGSGGSYGDAALNARGEIILTNRLNRFLEFDMHKGILSVESGISLAKILKLIVKQGWFLPVMPGTAEVSLGGCIATDIHGKNHSHAGSLGQHVIGLQLITATGTKINCSPKILPELFWATIGGMGLTGIIGVVTLQLKRIKTVYMMVQHKVAHNLEQIMESLGQDDEFEYSVAWLDALNMPVSRGVIMKAKHADLLELPIAQQKSAFSTAKYFSFNCPYFLSTSILPPILVKFFNKAYYYYLARKDQAFLLAYHDYFFPLDRIRNWPRLYGKKGFIQYQCAIPTKFSHSAIKDILETLYKHKHPIYLAVLKRFRQENLAPLSFPLSGFTLALDIPLGNDKLFTCLDILDEIVIRAGGRIYLAKDARLKPKAFREMYKRYPEWLAVKQHWDPQNRFSSSLSRRLKLGS; encoded by the coding sequence ATGAGTTGGTGTAAAAAATGTCAATCTAGTTTTAATGGTTACCCTATAGAGCAGCCTGAGTGTGTATCGCGTCCTGAAAGCTATGCAGAACTTAAGTCTAGCCAATTAATATCTATAGCGCGCGGTTCAGGCGGGAGTTACGGTGATGCCGCTTTAAATGCCCGAGGAGAGATCATTTTAACAAACCGTTTAAATCGTTTTCTCGAGTTTGATATGCATAAAGGAATATTGTCAGTTGAATCGGGTATCAGTTTAGCAAAGATCTTAAAACTTATTGTTAAACAAGGTTGGTTTTTGCCAGTAATGCCTGGAACAGCGGAAGTTTCCTTGGGCGGGTGTATTGCTACGGATATACATGGAAAAAATCATAGTCATGCTGGTTCCTTGGGTCAACATGTTATCGGTTTACAACTTATTACAGCTACTGGAACGAAGATTAATTGTTCACCTAAAATTTTACCCGAATTATTTTGGGCCACCATAGGTGGTATGGGTTTAACAGGAATTATTGGCGTAGTGACTTTACAATTAAAACGAATTAAGACCGTTTATATGATGGTCCAACATAAAGTTGCACATAACCTAGAGCAAATAATGGAGAGCTTGGGTCAGGATGACGAGTTTGAATATAGTGTAGCTTGGCTCGATGCTTTAAATATGCCAGTTTCTCGCGGTGTTATTATGAAGGCAAAACATGCAGACTTGCTAGAACTTCCTATAGCTCAACAAAAATCAGCTTTTTCAACCGCAAAATATTTTTCCTTTAACTGTCCCTATTTTCTATCGACTTCCATTTTACCTCCAATTTTGGTCAAATTCTTTAATAAAGCGTATTACTACTATTTAGCAAGAAAGGATCAAGCTTTTTTACTCGCTTACCATGATTATTTTTTTCCGTTGGATCGCATAAGAAACTGGCCTCGTTTGTACGGTAAAAAAGGTTTTATTCAATATCAATGTGCAATACCAACAAAATTCTCTCATTCTGCCATTAAAGATATTTTGGAAACCTTGTATAAGCACAAGCATCCTATTTATCTGGCCGTGTTGAAACGTTTTCGGCAGGAAAATTTAGCACCGTTGTCATTTCCATTGTCAGGATTTACTTTAGCACTTGATATTCCTCTTGGTAACGACAAATTATTTACTTGCTTAGATATTTTGGACGAAATAGTTATTCGTGCTGGAGGCAGGATTTATTTAGCAAAAGATGCACGTTTAAAGCCAAAGGCATTTCGCGAGATGTATAAACGATATCCAGAATGGTTAGCCGTTAAGCAGCATTGGGATCCACAGAATAGATTTAGCTCAAGTTTATCTAGGCGTTTAAAGCTTGGAAGTTAA